In Oryzias melastigma strain HK-1 linkage group LG10, ASM292280v2, whole genome shotgun sequence, a single window of DNA contains:
- the tmem126a gene encoding transmembrane protein 126A, which yields MSELAEQSSGSGRKLPKAVVSEILHKNFEKLPDLDQKLFTLGPLYLAGNAGFAGLISNSLYRRALNVHAARLASSLPMAVLPFLTTSALYNAVVSQPLLSGDLNCPSCSMIRGAVVGVLGGAVYPILLALPLNIGLASRYSTAPLPGKGNLLRYCLDVSRPVLNKMRAVVLLQAFFGTYLGSRHFETYFKLARISFGQNEELQD from the coding sequence ATGTCGGAACTCGCAGAGCAGAGCAGCGGTTCCGGGAGGAAGCTCCCCAAAGCGGTCGTTTCTGAAATACTGCATAAAAACTTCGAAAAGCTTCCTGATCTCGACCAGAAACTCTTCACCTTGGGGCCATTGTATCTGGCGGGGAACGCGGGGTTTGCAGGGCTGATATCGAACAGTCTGTACCGGCGGGCCCTGAATGTGCACGCCGCGCGCCTCGCCTCGAGCCTGCCGATGGCCGTGCTGCCCTTCCTGACCACCAGCGCCCTCTACAACGCCGTGGTGTCTCAGCCCCTCCTGTCGGGCGACCTCAACTGCCCCAGCTGCTCCATGATCCGGGGGGCTGTGGTGGGTGTGCTGGGCGGCGCGGTGTACCCCATCCTTCTGGCGTTACCCCTGAACATCGGCCTCGCGTCCAGGTACAGCACGGCGCCCCTGCCCGGGAAGGGCAACCTGCTGCGGTACTGCCTGGACGTCTCCAGGCCGGTCCTCAACAAGATGCGGGCGGTGGTGCTGCTTCAGGCTTTCTTCGGAACCTACCTGGGCTCCAGACATTTTGAAACCTACTTCAAACTCGCCCGGATATCGTTCGGTCAGAACGAGGAGCTGCAGGACTGA
- the clk4a gene encoding dual specificity protein kinase CLK4 isoform X1, whose product MRHSKRMRSPGVWLDEYSWEERMECHKRRKLSHSSERENKSRRQQRHHKACEGHYLEARSLNQRLDSQEHHTDDYNFDMIYDDNSRDGACKDRDLDWHHYSKSSGRSGHSRRDRHRDRKYRRSHSRHRSSSRRSHHRRKRSRSVEDDGEGHLIYHSGDMLRARYEIVYTLGEGAFGKVVECIDHANNGARIALKIIKNIDRYREAALSEVEVLKQLNSVDADKRYSCVRMLDWFDYHGHICIAFELLGLSTYDFLKENNFQPFPIEHIRHMAFQIVRGVKFLHKNKLTHTDLKPENILFVDSNYNMEYNREKRRDERTLKNPDVRIVDFGNATFDHEHHTSVVSTRHYRAPEVILDLGWDHSCDVWSIGCILIEYYLGTTLFQTHDSKEHLAMMERVLGPIPTKLLEKTRKRRYVHRNRLDWDGQSSSGRYVKKHCKPLKHYMWSKGEDHRQLFDLIEKMMDYDPNKRITLEQALHHPFFSCFYKSNNRKSCSSNRSTSSSSAGSK is encoded by the exons atgcGCCACTCAAAGCGCATGCGCTCCCCGGGCGTTTGGCTTGATGAATACAGCTGGGAGGAACGCATGGAGTGCCACAAACGCAGGAAACTTTCGCACAGCAGcgaaagagaaaacaaatccaGAAGACAACAGCGCCACCACAAGGCCTGCGAGGG GCACTACCTGGAGGCCCGAAGTCTAAACCAGAGACTGGATTCTCAAGAGCACCATACAGATGACTACAATTTTGACATGATTTATGATGACAACAGTCGAGATGGCGCCTGCAAAGACAGAGACCTTGATTGGCACCATTACAGCAAGTCTTCTGGGCGCAGTGGACACAGCAGACGTGACAGACACAGAGACCGAAAGTATAGACGCAGCCATTCTCGCCACAGATCCTCATCG AGGAGGAGCCATCACCGCAGGAAAAGATCCAGGAGTGTTGAGGATGATGGCGAGGGTCACCTCATCTATCACAGTGGAGACATGCTAAGAGCGAGAT ATGAGATTGTGTATACACTGGGAGAGGGTGCCTTTGGGAAAGTCGTCGAATGCATTGATCACGCAAA TAACGGGGCTCGTATAGCTCTGaagatcataaaaaatatagaccGCTACCGAGAGGCGGCGTTGTCTGAGGTAGAGGTGCTGAAACAGCTGAATTCTGTTGATGCTGACAAGAGATA CTCATGCGTGCGCATGCTGGACTGGTTTGACTACCATGGCCACATTTGCATTGCTTTTGAGCTGCTTGGCCTCAGCACCTATGATTTCCTCAAAGAGAACAACTTCCAACCTTTTCCTATTGAACACATCAGGCACATGGCCTTCCAGATTGTTCGAGGTGTAAAAT ttttgcacaaaaacaagcTGACTCACACGGATTTGAAgcctgaaaatatactttttgtaGACTCAAACTACAATATGGAATATAACCGTGAAAAG AGACGAGATGAACGAACATTGAAGAACCCGGatgtgaggattgtggactttgggaaTGCCACCTTTGATCACGAGCACCACACTTCGGTCGTCTCCACCCGCCACTATCGCGCTCCTGAAGTCATTCTTG atTTGGGTTGGGACCATTCCTGTGATGTCTGGAGCATAGGCTGCATTCTGATTGAATACTACCTCGGAACGACCCTCTTCCAG ACTCATGACAGTAAAGAGCACCTCGCTATGATGGAGAGAGTACTGGGCCCTATTCCTACAAAGCTTCTGGAGAAAACCAG GAAGCGACGATACGTTCACAGAAACAGGCTGGACTGGGATGGTCAGAGCTCCTCTGGGAGATACGTCAAGAAACACTGCAAACCTCTCAAG CATTACATGTGGTCAAAGGGGGAAGACCACCGGCAGCTTTTCGATCTGATTGAGAAGATGATGGACTACGACCCCAACAAGCGCATCACTCTGGAGCAGGCCCTCCATCATCCCTTCTTCTCCTGCTTCTACAAGAGCAACAACAggaaaagctgcagcagcaacagaagCACCAGCAGCAGTAGTGCCGGAAGCAAATGA
- the clk4a gene encoding dual specificity protein kinase CLK4 isoform X2 produces MLDWFDYHGHICIAFELLGLSTYDFLKENNFQPFPIEHIRHMAFQIVRGVKFLHKNKLTHTDLKPENILFVDSNYNMEYNREKRRDERTLKNPDVRIVDFGNATFDHEHHTSVVSTRHYRAPEVILDLGWDHSCDVWSIGCILIEYYLGTTLFQTHDSKEHLAMMERVLGPIPTKLLEKTRKRRYVHRNRLDWDGQSSSGRYVKKHCKPLKHYMWSKGEDHRQLFDLIEKMMDYDPNKRITLEQALHHPFFSCFYKSNNRKSCSSNRSTSSSSAGSK; encoded by the exons ATGCTGGACTGGTTTGACTACCATGGCCACATTTGCATTGCTTTTGAGCTGCTTGGCCTCAGCACCTATGATTTCCTCAAAGAGAACAACTTCCAACCTTTTCCTATTGAACACATCAGGCACATGGCCTTCCAGATTGTTCGAGGTGTAAAAT ttttgcacaaaaacaagcTGACTCACACGGATTTGAAgcctgaaaatatactttttgtaGACTCAAACTACAATATGGAATATAACCGTGAAAAG AGACGAGATGAACGAACATTGAAGAACCCGGatgtgaggattgtggactttgggaaTGCCACCTTTGATCACGAGCACCACACTTCGGTCGTCTCCACCCGCCACTATCGCGCTCCTGAAGTCATTCTTG atTTGGGTTGGGACCATTCCTGTGATGTCTGGAGCATAGGCTGCATTCTGATTGAATACTACCTCGGAACGACCCTCTTCCAG ACTCATGACAGTAAAGAGCACCTCGCTATGATGGAGAGAGTACTGGGCCCTATTCCTACAAAGCTTCTGGAGAAAACCAG GAAGCGACGATACGTTCACAGAAACAGGCTGGACTGGGATGGTCAGAGCTCCTCTGGGAGATACGTCAAGAAACACTGCAAACCTCTCAAG CATTACATGTGGTCAAAGGGGGAAGACCACCGGCAGCTTTTCGATCTGATTGAGAAGATGATGGACTACGACCCCAACAAGCGCATCACTCTGGAGCAGGCCCTCCATCATCCCTTCTTCTCCTGCTTCTACAAGAGCAACAACAggaaaagctgcagcagcaacagaagCACCAGCAGCAGTAGTGCCGGAAGCAAATGA